Below is a genomic region from Acetobacter ghanensis.
CCGGTACTGCGTGTGTGCGAACAGCCCGGCGGGGGCATTTGGGGTGCATCACGCTCGATAAGCCCAAACGCCTGAATGCGGTTGATCTGGAAATGGCAACAGGCATTGAGCGGGCGTTGCAGGCATGGCGGCATGACCCGGCAGTGCATGTTGTTCTGATTGAAAGCAGTACGCCACGGGCCTTCTGCGCCGGGGGGGACCTCAAGGCCATAAGGGATGCCCTGTTGGCGCAGGGGCCTGATGCCGCGTTTGATCTGATGAACCGTGTTTACCAGACCATGCTGCACATTGCGCAGTATGCCAAACCTGTTGTGTCATTTATGGATGGTATCGCCATGGGGGGCGGGGTCGGGCTGGGTGCTCATGCCCGTTACAGGGTTGTTACCGAGCGATCCATTGTCGCCATGCCCGAAACCTCCATAGGGCTTGTGCCCGATGCAGGTGGGTCCTGGCTTCTGTCTCGCGCACCGGGTGGAGCGGGGCTGCGGCTTGCGCTGACCGGAGGGCGCATGAATGGGGTAGAGGCCGTAAGCATGGGGTTTGCGGACCATATAGTACCGTCAGACAGTCTGGATGACCTACGTGGCCTTCTGGCTCTGCGGCCGGTAGAGGATGTTTTTGCGCTTATCCGGCCATGGGCTGTGCCAACGGATGCCTGCACGTTGGGCGAGTACGATACTTCGGTCAGTCTGGAGCAGATTGTGCGGGGGCTGGAGAGTTCGGACAACAGCACGGCCAAAGCGGATTTGCAGGATATTTCGCGCGCCTGCCCAACGTCCATTTTTGCCGCATGGTATGGTTGGCAGGCGTCCCGCCGGGCTTCTTCCTTGCAGGAAGCCTTTGCCATTGAAGGGCGGCTGGTGCGGTATATGCTGGGTCGGGCGGACTTTATTGAGGGCGTAAGGGCGCGGCTTGTTGACCGGGACAATGCACCTCTCTGGCAGCCCGCTATGCTGGCGGCGGTGGATGTTGCCGCGTTGGAGACTGTGCTGGTAGCCTGACTGCAAAAAGCGGGTCATTCCTTTTTCCACGGTGTGCGGCGTTAAAGGAAATGACCCTGTTGAGTGTAACTGGCCTGTTCAGGCGGTTGCGTGCGTATGGGGGCCGACTGGCAGGACGGAGTATTTAAACTGTGCTTCCAGAATTTCTGCAGCAGCCAGATAGACAGCAGACAGGCCACAGATCAGCCCTTCGTAACCCGCGATCAAGGTCAGCTCCGGCTGGCCCAGCAGATCTCCCAGTCCAAGCAGAATAAACAGAATAACCAATGTGCCAAAAATGACCTGATGCGCCCGTGTGGCCCGCAGGGTGCCCAAAAACATGACAAAGGTGAACAGCGCCCAGAGCAGCAGGTAGCTCCCCACCAGTTGGGGCGAGCTGGCAGGTACAATGCCAGTGTGGGGCATGGCAATAAGGGCAACCAGTGTTAGCCAGAAGGCACCGTAGGCAATAAAGGCGGTCATGCCAAAAGTGTTGCCTACGCCGTATTCCAGAATGCCTGCAATAATCTGGGCAATGCCGCCAAAGAGCAGGCCCATGGCCAGAATGGCGGACCCCATGGGTACAAGCCCGGCATTATGCAGGTTGAGCAGAATAGTGGTCATGCCAAATCCCATAAGGCCAAGAGGGGCCGGGTTGGCGCGCAGAGATGTTGGGTGCGTCAAGTCGGTTTGAGCCATGTTGGTTCTTCTTATGTAAATTAAGGTAATGGCTCGTTTATAAGAGGGTTTGTTTGGTTAGGTTCCCATAAAAAATATATTAATGCCATAAATAACAATTTATTAAATGATTTTATAGAGTTATGTGCTCTCTAAAATGTGTTTTTTAAAGTATTGGTGTAATTTTGTTGTGTTTATCCAGTAAAGTGCGGGTGTGGTGTAGGGTGGGCTGAAACAGGGAAGGCTGCCTGTGGCGCATCTGCTGCTAGCTGGATAGGGCCGTGGTCATGAAAAAAACCGGGGGTTGAGAGAATAATGCTGGCGGCCTGCTCAAGGCAGGACAAGGTCCGATCCCGAGTCAGGGATAACCCCGCTTCTCCGGTTGGAATGGTGCGTATGGCAAGGGCGGCCTGCCTGAGCGCACTCGCCGTTTCTGCCGGGGCATGACGTAATTGCGCAAAAGCCCCAAAGGCGTTTTCCAACGCGGCATGGGCCTGCGGGTCCAGTGTGGCGTGGGCTGCATTCCATTTAAGCCGCACAATGAGCCTGCCAAGAGAAAGCGAGGCAAACGCGGCATCCGTATAGCCCTGCCGGTCTATTTTGGTGGAAATAAAGGAAAGCCGCATCATCAGGCGGGATATTTTTTGTAGTTGCAGGCCTTCCCACGCCACCCATGGCTCTGTGCGGTCATAGGGGGTGCGGGCCAGTTTTTGAATACTGCGGGTAAGGGACGTAACCAGTCGGGCTGCATCCAACCTGTGGTCGGCCGGTAGAATAACCCGAAAAACGACAGCCAGCAGGGCGCAGGCTGCTACCATGCTCATCCAGTTGTTGGTGAGCGTCATGTCATCATACACAATCGGATTATTGACCGAGAGCATCATGGTAAAAAACACGGCATAACCAAACGCGCCAATACTGTAGCGCGGGTGGAACTGTAGCCACACGCCCGGCATAAGGAAAAGGCACAGGCTGAGCCAGAGCAGGGGGTAGCCGTCTATGCGCGGCAGGGCCAGCGTATGGCACAAAAATCCCATGGGAATAGCCAGCATGGTGCCTGCCGCCATCATGGGGCTGGCCTTGGCTGCCGAGGGGGTGGTGGACAAAAGGCTGGAGGCGGCAACGGTGTAGATGATCAGCAGCGGCCCGGCGCTCCAGTGCAGAACATACCAGAGCATCCCGGCCAGAAGGGCAATAAAGCCCCCACGTACGCCATTGCGCAAAGCTGTTGGCCACTCAAGGTAAGTCTGGATGTTGGCCTGTGTGCGGTCCGGGTGCAGGCTGGTGAGGTCATGCAGGGCCAGATCCATTTGCACCAGCGCATCACGCGTGTTGTCCAGCGCTGCCAGTGTGGCGGGGTTGGAGGTCTGGCGTGCAAGTTGTTCCAGCGTTTTGAGCGCATCATGCAGGCAGGTGGAAAGCGGGGTTGCGTTGGTCAGCCAGTCGGGCTGTTCGGTCAGTTGCAGAACACGACCAAGTGTTTGCGCAACAAGCAGGTGGACGGAACGGGTTTCTTCCTCCCCGGCGGAAAAGGTCAGCCAGTAAGGATGGTAGCTGACAATCAGGCCCGTCAGGCGGCTCAGACACAGGCGCAGATTCCGTACGCGGTTCTGCATGTCCGGATCATCGGCCGCAGCAAATTCTATGGCTGGGGTCAGGCTTGCCATATTGGCCAGCAGTTTGCCGCGGCTATCATAAAT
It encodes:
- a CDS encoding enoyl-CoA hydratase/isomerase family protein, translated to MIEDALSGTACVRTARRGHLGCITLDKPKRLNAVDLEMATGIERALQAWRHDPAVHVVLIESSTPRAFCAGGDLKAIRDALLAQGPDAAFDLMNRVYQTMLHIAQYAKPVVSFMDGIAMGGGVGLGAHARYRVVTERSIVAMPETSIGLVPDAGGSWLLSRAPGGAGLRLALTGGRMNGVEAVSMGFADHIVPSDSLDDLRGLLALRPVEDVFALIRPWAVPTDACTLGEYDTSVSLEQIVRGLESSDNSTAKADLQDISRACPTSIFAAWYGWQASRRASSLQEAFAIEGRLVRYMLGRADFIEGVRARLVDRDNAPLWQPAMLAAVDVAALETVLVA
- a CDS encoding acetate uptake transporter, which gives rise to MAQTDLTHPTSLRANPAPLGLMGFGMTTILLNLHNAGLVPMGSAILAMGLLFGGIAQIIAGILEYGVGNTFGMTAFIAYGAFWLTLVALIAMPHTGIVPASSPQLVGSYLLLWALFTFVMFLGTLRATRAHQVIFGTLVILFILLGLGDLLGQPELTLIAGYEGLICGLSAVYLAAAEILEAQFKYSVLPVGPHTHATA
- a CDS encoding FUSC family protein, with the translated sequence MSTQSDLPAAPGTLLQWVNNRLAPALFANDAQWNSFVATAGYTARVFLSIGIALFLAFVFQLQSPLSAATTVLIVANPTVGAMVSKSVWRIIGTIIGAAISVGVMAVFVQSPVLYFAALSVFVGLACMVATFLRFFRAYAAVLTGYTIVIIAAPAFANPDGIFLSAMSRLSVVATGIVVTACVFMVTSPRKPSTVLHKLGQAFRDTVLHARTFHKAESERVSPDALETTVINTLERQEQKTESTNTAFRGLGQPIYDSRGKLLANMASLTPAIEFAAADDPDMQNRVRNLRLCLSRLTGLIVSYHPYWLTFSAGEEETRSVHLLVAQTLGRVLQLTEQPDWLTNATPLSTCLHDALKTLEQLARQTSNPATLAALDNTRDALVQMDLALHDLTSLHPDRTQANIQTYLEWPTALRNGVRGGFIALLAGMLWYVLHWSAGPLLIIYTVAASSLLSTTPSAAKASPMMAAGTMLAIPMGFLCHTLALPRIDGYPLLWLSLCLFLMPGVWLQFHPRYSIGAFGYAVFFTMMLSVNNPIVYDDMTLTNNWMSMVAACALLAVVFRVILPADHRLDAARLVTSLTRSIQKLARTPYDRTEPWVAWEGLQLQKISRLMMRLSFISTKIDRQGYTDAAFASLSLGRLIVRLKWNAAHATLDPQAHAALENAFGAFAQLRHAPAETASALRQAALAIRTIPTGEAGLSLTRDRTLSCLEQAASIILSTPGFFHDHGPIQLAADAPQAAFPVSAHPTPHPHFTG